A single region of the Solwaraspora sp. WMMD791 genome encodes:
- a CDS encoding nuclear transport factor 2 family protein encodes MSEQAAAEIAAGIDDMYDAFLAGDQARFDRHLHADVTTWETHLPGPLRTRAELDAYRAGRDAAGSRPVLDRLAAQQLRVDVWGDAAVARYVLVAVAAGGGPAQHSRVTDVLRRTDDGWRIVHHHSELVQEPAGPAPQAAGPAPQPAGSPA; translated from the coding sequence ATGTCCGAACAGGCCGCCGCTGAGATCGCCGCCGGCATCGACGACATGTACGACGCCTTTCTCGCCGGTGACCAGGCCCGGTTCGACCGGCACCTGCACGCCGACGTGACCACCTGGGAGACGCACCTGCCCGGCCCGCTGCGTACCCGCGCCGAGCTGGACGCCTACCGGGCGGGCCGCGACGCCGCCGGCAGCCGGCCGGTGCTCGACCGGCTCGCCGCGCAGCAGCTGCGGGTCGACGTGTGGGGCGACGCCGCCGTGGCCCGCTACGTCCTGGTCGCGGTGGCCGCCGGCGGCGGACCGGCACAGCACAGCCGGGTCACCGACGTGCTGCGCCGCACCGACGACGGCTGGCGGATCGTGCACCACCATTCGGAACTGGTCCAGGAACCGGCTGGCCCGGCTCCGCAGGCGGCCGGCCCCGCACCGCAGCCGGCCGGCAGCCCGGCATGA
- a CDS encoding amidohydrolase family protein: MSAATHPAPVDTVLTNCTVVDARVLDGIGPVTDAAVRVRGDRIVAVGPAAEVTAAARAEASVTEIDLGGAYLTPGLTNMHTHLSLSLPGAGGQSVKNMTPHELALYMADGARRTLLCGVTTVRCVAEKDHADFALRQAISSGRVTGPRIFTAGRALVCTGGHGHESTDTLECDGADGFRRGVRSQIKAGADLIKVMISGGIAGEHESIHTRQLFPDEMAAVIDTAHAWGRKVTAHAGPAPVIGEAVELGLDCVEHGYQLTEEVAARMAHRGTALVPTLLVTRCKEFFDELGVPEWMQCRSLGAGPRHLESYAMALAAGVEVLLGSDMPPFWQFEGTNASVRELEYLSESGIGPARALYAGTLGPVRWLGAEADLGTVEAGKYADLVAMDADPLADTSAFRGVRWVMSGGRVVRDDRTGWAAW, encoded by the coding sequence ATGAGCGCCGCCACCCACCCCGCACCGGTCGACACCGTCCTGACCAACTGCACCGTCGTCGACGCCCGCGTCCTCGACGGCATCGGCCCGGTCACCGACGCCGCCGTGCGGGTACGGGGAGACCGGATCGTCGCCGTCGGCCCGGCCGCCGAAGTGACCGCCGCCGCCCGCGCCGAAGCCTCCGTCACCGAGATCGACCTCGGCGGGGCGTACCTGACGCCCGGGTTGACCAACATGCACACCCACCTGTCGCTGTCGCTGCCCGGCGCCGGCGGGCAGAGCGTGAAGAACATGACCCCGCACGAGCTGGCCCTCTACATGGCCGACGGCGCCCGGCGGACCCTGCTCTGCGGCGTCACCACGGTCCGCTGCGTCGCCGAGAAGGACCACGCCGACTTCGCGCTGCGCCAGGCGATCAGCTCCGGCCGGGTCACCGGGCCACGGATCTTCACCGCCGGCCGGGCCCTGGTCTGCACCGGCGGCCACGGCCACGAGAGCACCGACACGCTGGAATGCGACGGCGCCGACGGTTTCCGTCGGGGTGTCCGCAGCCAGATCAAGGCCGGCGCCGACCTGATCAAGGTGATGATCTCCGGCGGGATCGCCGGCGAACACGAGTCGATCCACACCCGACAGCTGTTCCCCGACGAGATGGCCGCCGTCATCGACACCGCCCACGCCTGGGGCCGCAAGGTCACCGCCCACGCCGGCCCGGCGCCGGTCATCGGTGAAGCCGTCGAACTGGGCCTGGACTGTGTCGAACACGGCTACCAGCTCACCGAGGAGGTCGCCGCCCGGATGGCGCACCGCGGCACCGCGCTGGTCCCCACCCTGCTGGTCACCCGCTGCAAGGAGTTCTTCGACGAACTCGGCGTACCGGAGTGGATGCAGTGCCGCTCCCTCGGCGCCGGCCCCCGGCACCTGGAGAGCTACGCCATGGCCCTCGCAGCCGGGGTCGAGGTGCTGCTCGGCAGCGACATGCCGCCGTTCTGGCAGTTCGAAGGCACCAACGCCTCGGTCCGGGAGTTGGAGTACCTGTCGGAGAGCGGCATCGGCCCCGCCCGGGCCCTGTACGCCGGCACCCTCGGCCCGGTCCGCTGGCTCGGCGCCGAGGCCGACCTCGGCACCGTCGAGGCCGGAAAGTACGCCGACCTGGTGGCGATGGACGCCGACCCGCTCGCCGACACGTCGGCGTTCCGGGGGGTGCGGTGGGTGATGTCCGGCGGCCGGGTGGTCCGCGACGACCGCACCGGCTGGGCCGCCTGGTGA
- a CDS encoding hydantoinase B/oxoprolinase family protein — protein MASRSVVDGAAAEVVRSYLVAAAEEMRSALVRTAFNPVIYEVYDFGISIYDARLRLVAESTGLSRFLGANDYSIRKGVAYVGRDNLHAGDIVLLNYPYWNAAHAYDATLFAPVFLPEPAGVGGDGPAGDGTLVGFLCVRAHWMDLGAKDPGYVLDSTDMHQEGIIFPGTKVFRRGEPAHEIIELIRFNSRMPELVIGDLHAQVAALRTGERRLIELVERFGLATVESVVDTAIAAAQASTADALAALPQGSWTAVDWLDDDGITDDPIRMQVTVTIADGTCTIDFTGSSPAVAGPVNLPYGSTIATARVAFKALTTPTEQTNAGHFTALRVIAEPGSLFHAVYPAATFTQWTGTVAMELIYQALAQGMPDRLAASSGGDVPGFMMVGTHPDTGQLFAVSNNDPVGWGATPRHDGLGPANHLCQTQARNTPVEVLEARTGMFFERVEVCTDSGGAGRHRGGPGLRRDIRFVTPGEFLSVVKKTKSAPWALDGGARPDPIQVIVHPGTDREQRVSTKRTPVVPGDRITLLTAGGGGHGDPRRRDPEAVRADVAEGYVSPAAARDVYGVPVPSHFSERSAMSTPEDRTPA, from the coding sequence ATGGCTAGCCGATCTGTAGTGGACGGCGCGGCGGCCGAGGTGGTCCGCAGCTACCTGGTCGCCGCCGCCGAGGAGATGCGCTCCGCGCTGGTGCGCACCGCGTTCAACCCGGTCATCTACGAGGTGTACGACTTCGGCATCTCCATCTACGACGCCCGCCTGCGGCTGGTCGCCGAGTCCACCGGGCTGAGCCGGTTCCTCGGCGCCAACGACTACTCGATCCGTAAAGGCGTAGCCTACGTCGGCCGGGACAACCTGCACGCCGGCGACATCGTGCTGCTCAACTACCCGTACTGGAACGCGGCGCACGCCTACGACGCCACCCTGTTCGCCCCGGTGTTCCTGCCGGAGCCGGCCGGTGTCGGCGGTGACGGGCCGGCCGGCGACGGCACCCTGGTCGGGTTCCTCTGCGTCCGAGCGCACTGGATGGACCTGGGGGCCAAGGACCCGGGGTACGTGCTCGACTCGACCGACATGCATCAGGAAGGCATCATCTTCCCCGGCACCAAGGTGTTCCGCCGGGGCGAGCCGGCGCACGAGATCATCGAGCTGATCCGCTTCAACTCGCGGATGCCCGAACTCGTCATCGGTGACCTGCACGCCCAGGTCGCGGCGCTGCGTACCGGCGAGCGGCGGCTGATCGAGCTGGTCGAGCGGTTCGGCCTGGCCACCGTCGAATCAGTCGTCGACACCGCGATCGCCGCCGCGCAGGCGTCCACCGCCGACGCCCTCGCCGCCCTGCCGCAGGGATCGTGGACCGCCGTGGACTGGCTCGACGACGACGGCATCACCGACGACCCGATCCGGATGCAGGTCACCGTCACCATCGCCGACGGCACCTGCACCATCGACTTCACCGGGTCGTCACCCGCCGTCGCCGGGCCGGTCAACCTGCCGTACGGGTCGACGATCGCCACCGCGCGGGTCGCCTTCAAGGCGTTGACCACCCCGACCGAGCAGACCAACGCCGGGCACTTCACCGCGCTGCGGGTGATCGCCGAACCGGGCAGCCTGTTCCACGCCGTCTACCCGGCCGCCACCTTCACCCAGTGGACCGGCACCGTGGCGATGGAGCTGATCTACCAGGCACTCGCCCAGGGCATGCCGGACCGGTTGGCCGCCTCGTCCGGTGGCGACGTGCCGGGGTTCATGATGGTCGGCACCCACCCGGACACCGGGCAGCTCTTCGCGGTCAGCAACAACGACCCGGTCGGCTGGGGCGCCACACCCCGCCACGACGGTCTCGGCCCGGCCAACCACCTGTGCCAGACCCAGGCCCGCAACACCCCGGTCGAGGTACTGGAGGCCCGCACCGGGATGTTCTTCGAACGGGTCGAGGTGTGCACCGACTCCGGTGGTGCCGGCCGGCACCGGGGCGGACCCGGGCTGCGCCGCGACATCCGGTTCGTCACGCCGGGGGAGTTCCTGTCGGTGGTGAAGAAGACCAAGTCGGCGCCGTGGGCGCTCGACGGCGGCGCGCGACCGGACCCGATCCAGGTGATCGTGCATCCGGGCACCGACCGGGAGCAGCGGGTCAGCACCAAACGGACCCCGGTCGTCCCCGGTGACCGGATCACTCTGCTCACCGCCGGTGGCGGCGGGCACGGCGACCCGCGTCGGCGCGACCCCGAGGCGGTACGTGCCGACGTCGCCGAAGGTTACGTGTCGCCGGCCGCCGCCCGTGACGTCTACGGCGTACCCGTCCCCTCGCACTTTTCAGAGAGGTCCGCGATGAGCACCCCCGAAGACCGGACGCCGGCATGA
- a CDS encoding hydantoinase B/oxoprolinase family protein yields MSTLDGATAEVVRSYLISAAEEMRATLIRTSFNPVIYEVHDFGMSMYDADLRLIAEATGLTFFLGANDFSLAKGVEYVGRDNLHRGDIVLLNYPYWNAAHASDATLFAPVFLPDPADPAADGTLVGFLCVRAHWMDLGAKDPGYVLDSTDMHQEGLIFPGTKVVSRGEPVHEIHELIRFNSRMPAEVLGDLHAQIAALRTGERRFLEILAKFGRPTVDAAVAAIIADGEARSRAALAALPQGSWTATDWVDDDGITDDPVKMQVTVTIADGTFTVDFAGSSPAVPGPINMPYGATEAICKVILKSLTSPDQPSNAGTIAPLRVKAEPGSLFHAVYPQPTFTLWTGIVAVELILKALAQGMPDRLPASSGGDVPGFMMVGIHPDTGQLFAVSNNDPVGWGATREHDGMNAATHVSGSTGRITPIEVLEARTGMFFERVEMRTDSGGAGRHRGGAGLRRDIRFVTPGEFLSVIKKTKSAPWALDGGAQPEPNQVIVHPGTDREQRVSTKRTPVVPGDRITLLTAGGGGHGDPRQRDPDAVRADVAEGYVSPAAARDVYGVDVDG; encoded by the coding sequence GTGAGCACACTGGACGGCGCCACCGCCGAGGTGGTGCGCAGCTACCTGATCTCCGCCGCCGAGGAGATGCGGGCCACCCTGATCCGCACCTCGTTCAACCCGGTCATCTACGAGGTGCACGACTTCGGCATGTCGATGTACGACGCCGACCTGCGGCTGATCGCAGAGGCGACCGGGTTGACGTTCTTCCTCGGTGCCAACGACTTCTCGCTGGCCAAGGGGGTCGAGTACGTCGGACGGGACAACCTGCACCGAGGCGACATCGTGCTGCTGAACTACCCGTACTGGAACGCGGCGCACGCCTCGGACGCCACCCTGTTCGCCCCGGTGTTCCTGCCGGACCCGGCCGATCCGGCCGCCGACGGCACCCTGGTCGGGTTCCTCTGCGTCCGCGCGCACTGGATGGACCTGGGCGCCAAGGACCCGGGCTATGTGCTCGACTCCACCGACATGCACCAGGAAGGGCTGATCTTCCCCGGCACGAAGGTCGTCTCGCGGGGCGAGCCGGTGCACGAGATCCACGAGCTGATCCGCTTCAACTCGCGGATGCCCGCCGAGGTCCTCGGTGACCTGCACGCGCAGATCGCCGCGCTGCGTACCGGGGAGCGGCGCTTCCTGGAGATCCTGGCGAAGTTCGGCCGGCCCACGGTCGACGCCGCCGTCGCGGCGATCATCGCCGACGGCGAGGCGCGCAGCCGGGCCGCCCTCGCCGCCCTGCCGCAGGGGTCATGGACCGCGACCGACTGGGTCGACGACGACGGCATCACCGACGACCCAGTGAAGATGCAGGTCACCGTGACCATCGCCGACGGCACCTTCACCGTCGACTTCGCCGGCTCGTCACCGGCGGTGCCCGGCCCGATCAACATGCCGTACGGCGCCACCGAGGCGATCTGCAAGGTCATCCTGAAGTCGTTGACCTCGCCGGACCAGCCGTCGAACGCCGGCACCATCGCGCCGCTGCGGGTCAAGGCCGAACCGGGCAGCCTGTTCCACGCCGTCTACCCGCAGCCGACGTTCACCCTGTGGACCGGCATCGTCGCCGTCGAACTGATCCTCAAGGCGCTCGCCCAGGGCATGCCGGACCGGTTGCCGGCCTCCTCCGGTGGGGACGTACCCGGGTTCATGATGGTCGGCATCCACCCCGACACCGGGCAGCTCTTCGCAGTCAGCAACAACGACCCGGTCGGCTGGGGCGCCACCCGCGAGCACGACGGCATGAACGCCGCCACCCACGTCTCCGGCAGCACCGGGCGGATCACCCCGATCGAGGTCCTCGAGGCCCGCACCGGGATGTTCTTCGAACGGGTCGAGATGCGCACCGACTCCGGTGGTGCCGGTCGGCACCGGGGTGGTGCCGGGCTGCGTCGCGACATCCGGTTCGTCACGCCGGGGGAGTTCCTGTCGGTGATCAAGAAGACGAAGTCGGCGCCGTGGGCGCTCGACGGCGGCGCCCAGCCGGAACCGAACCAGGTGATCGTGCACCCCGGCACCGACCGGGAACAGCGGGTCAGCACCAAACGGACCCCGGTGGTCCCCGGGGACCGGATCACCCTGCTCACCGCCGGTGGCGGCGGGCACGGTGACCCACGTCAGCGCGACCCCGACGCGGTGCGTGCCGACGTCGCCGAGGGCTACGTGTCGCCGGCCGCCGCCCGCGACGTCTACGGGGTCGACGTCGATGGCTAG
- a CDS encoding hydantoinase/oxoprolinase family protein: protein MSAPHIRLAVDIGGTFVDAMELDTRTNQVRFRKASTTPARPWEGVLDAVTALGTDLSQVELFIHGTTLGLNAVLERRGGATGIITNEGFRDIFLLGRGNVPADHMYDFQYERPESLVKRRYTAGVTGRLDYKGRVVTELDPDSVRAAARTLVEGQGVGSIAVCFLHSHVDPRHEQAAAALIREAYPQVSVSVSTDIVREHREYERTSTTVLEAYIRPIFERYVDELESGLAARGFTGRFLIMRSGGGSMTSTMAKTSPTHTVLSGPAGGIVGAAYLAGALGRDNLLTFDIGGTSLDACVIERGSPVAAYEAQLEHFPLLIPTYDIRTIGAGGGSIAWLDRGLLKVGPQSAGADPGPVCYGRGGQRPTVTDASVVLGYVDPDRFLAGTMGLQAKAAQAALDEQIATPLGLSPTAAAAGIYDVLLARTVGAVRQITVERGHDPRVFSLLAFGGAGPLLAPLLAREMGIREVVVPFAPSGFSAWGMLSADIVDDFSRTVLATLDADAPEGSVDLAALESTFVEVEAEAVASLVEQGVDAATAVLERQLELRYLGQEHSLIVTIGADLDRAAIRAAFEELHRTRYGHAMSNRLQILNLRVRGIGRTTRPELVRPAAGDGDPARALLGHRDAFDFGTREVVPFAVYDRSKLAPGDRFAGPALVDEGTSTTVVPSGQHVEVDPHGYLLVTLEEAK from the coding sequence ATGTCCGCACCACACATCCGGCTCGCTGTCGACATCGGCGGCACCTTCGTCGACGCGATGGAGCTCGACACCCGTACCAACCAGGTCCGGTTCCGCAAGGCGTCGACGACCCCGGCCCGCCCGTGGGAGGGCGTGCTGGATGCGGTGACCGCGCTCGGCACCGACCTGTCGCAGGTGGAGCTGTTCATCCACGGCACCACGCTCGGGCTCAACGCCGTACTGGAACGTCGGGGCGGGGCCACCGGGATCATCACCAACGAAGGTTTCCGGGACATCTTCCTGCTCGGCCGGGGCAACGTGCCCGCCGACCACATGTACGACTTCCAGTACGAACGGCCGGAAAGTCTGGTCAAGCGCCGTTACACGGCCGGGGTCACCGGCCGGCTCGACTACAAGGGCCGGGTGGTGACCGAGCTGGACCCGGACAGTGTCCGGGCCGCCGCCCGTACCCTGGTCGAGGGTCAAGGGGTCGGCTCGATCGCGGTCTGCTTCCTGCACTCGCACGTCGACCCGCGCCACGAGCAGGCCGCCGCCGCCCTCATCCGTGAGGCGTACCCGCAGGTCAGCGTCTCGGTGTCGACAGACATCGTGCGCGAGCACCGGGAGTACGAGCGGACCAGCACCACCGTGCTGGAGGCGTACATCCGGCCGATCTTCGAACGTTACGTCGACGAGCTGGAGTCCGGGCTGGCCGCCCGGGGTTTCACCGGCCGGTTCCTGATCATGCGCTCCGGTGGCGGCTCGATGACCTCGACGATGGCCAAGACGTCGCCGACGCACACCGTGTTGTCCGGCCCGGCCGGCGGCATCGTCGGCGCCGCCTACCTGGCCGGCGCGCTGGGCCGGGACAACCTGCTGACCTTCGACATCGGCGGTACGTCGTTGGACGCCTGCGTGATCGAACGCGGCAGCCCGGTCGCCGCGTACGAGGCCCAGCTGGAGCACTTCCCGTTGCTGATCCCGACCTACGACATCCGCACCATCGGCGCCGGCGGTGGCTCGATCGCCTGGCTGGACCGGGGGCTGCTGAAGGTGGGGCCGCAGAGCGCCGGCGCCGACCCAGGGCCGGTCTGCTACGGCCGGGGCGGGCAGCGGCCGACCGTCACCGACGCCTCGGTGGTGCTCGGCTACGTCGACCCGGACCGGTTCCTGGCCGGCACGATGGGATTGCAGGCCAAGGCGGCGCAGGCCGCGCTCGACGAACAGATCGCCACCCCGCTGGGGCTGAGCCCGACCGCCGCCGCGGCCGGAATCTACGACGTGCTGCTGGCCCGTACCGTCGGCGCGGTCCGGCAGATCACCGTGGAACGTGGCCACGACCCCCGGGTCTTCTCGCTGCTCGCCTTCGGTGGCGCCGGTCCGCTGCTGGCCCCACTGCTGGCCCGCGAGATGGGGATCCGGGAGGTGGTGGTGCCGTTCGCCCCGTCCGGCTTCTCCGCCTGGGGGATGCTGTCGGCCGACATCGTCGACGACTTCTCCCGTACGGTGCTGGCCACCCTGGACGCCGACGCCCCGGAGGGCAGCGTCGACCTGGCCGCGCTGGAGTCGACCTTCGTCGAGGTCGAAGCCGAAGCGGTCGCCTCCCTGGTGGAGCAGGGCGTCGACGCGGCGACGGCGGTGCTGGAGCGCCAGCTGGAGCTGCGCTACCTCGGTCAGGAACACTCGCTGATCGTCACCATCGGTGCCGACCTGGACCGCGCCGCGATCCGGGCGGCGTTCGAGGAACTGCACCGCACCCGGTACGGCCACGCGATGAGCAACCGGCTGCAGATCCTCAACCTGCGGGTACGCGGCATCGGCCGGACGACCCGGCCGGAGCTGGTCCGACCGGCGGCCGGCGACGGCGACCCGGCGCGGGCGCTGCTCGGCCACCGCGACGCCTTCGACTTCGGCACCCGCGAGGTGGTGCCGTTCGCCGTCTACGACCGGTCGAAGCTGGCCCCGGGGGACCGGTTCGCCGGGCCGGCGCTGGTCGACGAGGGCACCTCGACCACGGTGGTGCCCAGCGGCCAGCACGTCGAGGTCGACCCGCACGGCTACCTGCTGGTCACCCTGGAGGAGGCGAAGTGA
- a CDS encoding ABC transporter ATP-binding protein, translated as MDPTTMTRELLAIENLSVLIRRPGRQVAALSDVSLHVDRGEVVGLVGESGGGKSMVARSIVGLLPGGAQATGRVSFHGGDPTGDPTGDATGGPGGGGPVDVLRLGPEQLRRHRGHGAAICFQNPRGALSPTRTVGQQLADRLVTHQGMTRQQARETAGELFAAVGIRSPQRRLAAYPHELSGGMAQRVMISLATGCAPGLLIADEPTTGLDVTLAREILRQFRHAADTDRRGVLLISHDLASIAEVCDRVVVLYAGTVVESGPAATVLRAPAHPYTRALLASVPDVDGRPVRATAGGMPLLTAPPRDCPFVARCAHATDRCAAQRPPTGAVPIAAPATAADPTAGPTAGTAGWTLACFHPQTGPLATDPTVTDPAVAGTRVDPSAGTSVPADAEADAVGDRTVLRIADAHVVYRSRFGRGGHHALRGVDLTVAAGETLGVVGESGCGKSTLAKLILGLVAPAEGTVEIGGARMAELRGRALRRLRTRAQMVFQDPFGSLSPRRSVADAIGEPLRALGVPADERAERVGAVLDRMGLDRSILARRPHELSGGQAQRVGIARALVGDPDLIVFDEPTSALDVTVQAQILEVIRDVAADRDRGSIFISHDLATVRGFADRVIVLYLGRIVEEGPVDEVFTRPGHPYTRALLSSAPSLGAGFGGSRVELLKDLEDADAEAGCPLAARCPFATARCRTEEQQLQPYGHSRVACWRAPEIPDLLTVPTTASASTDATASER; from the coding sequence ATGGACCCGACGACGATGACCCGCGAGCTGCTCGCCATCGAGAACCTGTCGGTGCTGATCCGCCGGCCCGGCCGGCAGGTCGCCGCGCTCAGCGACGTCAGCCTGCACGTCGACCGGGGCGAAGTCGTCGGCCTGGTCGGCGAGAGCGGCGGCGGCAAGTCCATGGTGGCCCGCTCCATCGTCGGACTGCTGCCCGGCGGCGCGCAGGCCACCGGCCGGGTCAGCTTCCACGGCGGCGATCCCACCGGCGATCCCACCGGCGACGCCACCGGTGGGCCGGGCGGCGGTGGCCCGGTCGACGTACTGCGGCTCGGACCGGAGCAGCTGCGCCGCCACCGGGGCCACGGCGCGGCGATCTGTTTCCAGAACCCGCGCGGCGCGCTGAGCCCCACCCGGACCGTCGGACAGCAGTTGGCCGACCGGCTCGTCACCCACCAGGGCATGACCCGTCAACAGGCCCGCGAGACCGCCGGGGAACTCTTCGCGGCCGTCGGCATCCGCAGTCCGCAGCGACGGTTGGCGGCGTACCCGCACGAACTGTCCGGTGGGATGGCGCAGCGGGTGATGATCTCGTTGGCCACCGGCTGCGCGCCCGGCCTGCTGATCGCCGACGAACCCACCACCGGCCTGGACGTCACCCTGGCCCGGGAGATCCTGCGGCAGTTCCGCCACGCCGCCGACACCGACCGGCGCGGGGTGCTGCTGATCTCGCACGACCTGGCCTCGATCGCCGAGGTCTGCGACCGGGTGGTGGTGCTCTACGCGGGCACCGTCGTGGAGAGCGGGCCGGCGGCCACGGTGCTGCGCGCGCCGGCCCACCCGTACACCCGGGCGTTGCTCGCCTCGGTGCCCGACGTCGACGGCCGGCCGGTCCGGGCCACCGCCGGCGGTATGCCGCTGCTGACCGCGCCACCACGGGACTGCCCGTTCGTGGCTCGCTGCGCGCACGCCACCGACCGCTGCGCCGCCCAGCGCCCACCGACCGGGGCGGTCCCGATCGCCGCACCGGCCACGGCGGCGGACCCGACCGCCGGTCCGACCGCCGGGACCGCCGGCTGGACCCTGGCCTGCTTCCACCCGCAGACCGGCCCGTTGGCCACCGACCCCACCGTGACTGACCCCGCCGTGGCCGGCACGCGGGTCGACCCGTCAGCCGGCACCTCGGTGCCGGCCGACGCGGAGGCCGACGCCGTCGGCGACCGGACGGTGCTGCGCATCGCCGACGCCCACGTGGTCTACCGCAGCCGGTTCGGTCGCGGCGGGCACCACGCGCTGCGCGGCGTCGACCTGACCGTGGCCGCCGGCGAGACCCTCGGCGTGGTGGGAGAGAGCGGCTGCGGCAAGTCGACCCTGGCCAAGCTGATCCTGGGGCTGGTCGCGCCGGCCGAGGGCACCGTGGAGATCGGCGGCGCCCGGATGGCCGAGCTGCGCGGCCGGGCGCTGCGCCGGCTGCGGACCCGCGCCCAGATGGTGTTCCAGGATCCGTTCGGCTCGCTCAGCCCGCGTCGCAGCGTCGCCGACGCCATCGGTGAACCGTTGCGGGCACTCGGCGTACCGGCCGACGAGCGGGCCGAGCGGGTCGGCGCGGTACTCGACCGGATGGGCCTGGACCGGTCGATCCTGGCCCGCCGCCCACACGAACTCTCCGGCGGCCAGGCGCAGCGGGTCGGCATCGCCCGCGCCCTGGTCGGCGACCCTGACCTGATCGTCTTCGACGAACCGACGTCGGCGTTGGACGTCACCGTGCAGGCGCAGATCCTGGAGGTGATCCGCGACGTCGCCGCCGACCGCGACCGGGGGTCGATCTTCATCTCCCACGACCTGGCCACGGTACGCGGGTTCGCCGACCGGGTGATCGTGCTCTACCTGGGCCGTATCGTCGAGGAAGGCCCGGTGGACGAGGTCTTCACCCGCCCGGGGCACCCCTACACCCGGGCGTTGCTGTCCAGCGCACCGAGCCTCGGGGCCGGCTTCGGCGGCAGCCGGGTCGAGCTGCTCAAGGACCTGGAGGACGCCGACGCCGAGGCCGGATGTCCGCTCGCCGCCCGCTGCCCGTTCGCCACTGCCCGCTGCCGCACCGAGGAGCAGCAACTGCAGCCGTACGGGCACAGCCGGGTGGCCTGCTGGCGGGCACCGGAGATTCCCGACCTGCTGACCGTCCCGACCACCGCGTCGGCGTCGACGGACGCCACCGCTTCCGAAAGGTGA
- a CDS encoding ABC transporter permease — protein MVDLRAAGGPGDSADDATPVVAAGTARGGRFATVLIAVGATILAVVALAALAAPLLSPWGPEEIDPAGTLLPPGGSHLLGTDINGMDVWSRVLHAGRLDLGIAVAAVALAVVVGTTLGLVAGYFGGWLDDVLMRLLDIFQAFPTFILALAVAALLGGGTVNLILTIALVNAPGYARLVRAEVRSVRELPFIDAAVTSGASPVGVLWRHVLPNSLTPVRVIAPLGCGWAMLTLAGLSFLGLGISVPTAEWGSMISLGSPDVVAGRWWTSVPPGLFLLASVFGFSLLGEGLQERAEAKRR, from the coding sequence ATGGTTGACCTGCGTGCGGCCGGCGGGCCAGGCGACAGCGCCGACGACGCCACGCCGGTGGTGGCCGCCGGCACCGCCCGGGGCGGCCGGTTCGCCACCGTGCTGATCGCCGTCGGCGCGACGATCCTCGCCGTGGTTGCCCTGGCCGCGCTGGCTGCTCCGCTGCTGTCGCCGTGGGGCCCGGAGGAGATCGACCCCGCCGGTACGCTGCTGCCACCCGGTGGCAGCCACCTGCTCGGCACCGACATCAACGGGATGGACGTGTGGAGCCGGGTGCTGCACGCCGGCCGGCTCGACCTGGGCATCGCGGTCGCCGCCGTCGCCCTCGCCGTGGTCGTCGGCACCACCCTGGGCCTGGTCGCCGGCTACTTCGGCGGCTGGCTCGACGACGTGCTGATGCGGCTGCTCGACATCTTCCAGGCGTTCCCCACCTTCATCCTCGCCCTGGCCGTGGCAGCCCTGCTCGGTGGCGGCACGGTCAACCTGATCCTCACCATCGCCCTGGTCAACGCCCCCGGCTACGCCCGGTTGGTCCGCGCCGAGGTCCGCTCGGTCCGCGAGCTGCCGTTCATCGACGCCGCCGTCACCTCCGGCGCGTCCCCGGTCGGGGTGCTCTGGCGGCACGTGCTGCCCAACAGCCTCACCCCGGTCCGGGTGATCGCCCCGCTGGGCTGCGGCTGGGCGATGCTGACCCTGGCCGGGCTGTCCTTCCTCGGGCTGGGCATCTCGGTGCCGACCGCCGAATGGGGGTCGATGATCAGCCTCGGCTCACCCGACGTGGTCGCCGGCCGCTGGTGGACCTCCGTACCGCCCGGGTTGTTCCTGCTGGCCAGCGTGTTCGGATTCAGCCTGCTCGGCGAGGGCCTGCAGGAACGCGCCGAAGCGAAACGGCGGTGA